One Bacillus sp. 2205SS5-2 genomic window carries:
- a CDS encoding DsbA family oxidoreductase, with translation MKIEVYSDFVCPFCYIGKRRLEQAMEAVPFKDEVEVVFKSYELDPNAAKDTDLSLHELLANKYGTSVEQAKKMSDGVIQQAGSVGLDFQFDQLIPTNTFDAHRLAKYAETQGKEAALTESLLKAHFTDSKHVGDHDTLLQIAEEVGLDRSEAQSVLAGNDFNEVVRQDEQLARSIGVQGVPFFVVNNKYAISGAQPAEVFKGALEKVWEEEHPSTPLQNLSTGDNNGMVCDENGCEIPTDKQ, from the coding sequence ATGAAAATAGAAGTATATTCAGATTTTGTTTGTCCATTTTGTTATATTGGAAAAAGAAGACTAGAGCAAGCAATGGAAGCAGTTCCTTTTAAAGATGAAGTTGAAGTAGTTTTCAAAAGCTATGAGCTAGATCCAAATGCGGCTAAAGATACCGACTTATCACTTCATGAACTACTTGCGAATAAGTACGGGACATCTGTTGAACAAGCTAAGAAAATGAGCGACGGAGTGATCCAACAAGCTGGAAGTGTTGGTTTAGATTTTCAATTCGATCAACTTATTCCAACGAACACTTTTGATGCTCATCGCTTAGCAAAGTATGCCGAAACTCAAGGGAAAGAAGCAGCTTTAACGGAAAGCTTATTAAAAGCCCACTTTACCGATTCGAAGCATGTTGGCGACCATGATACCTTACTCCAAATTGCGGAAGAGGTTGGGCTTGATCGTTCTGAAGCACAATCGGTATTAGCAGGAAACGATTTCAACGAAGTAGTTCGTCAAGATGAGCAATTGGCTCGTAGTATCGGCGTTCAAGGTGTACCTTTTTTTGTGGTAAATAATAAGTATGCGATCTCTGGAGCGCAACCAGCTGAAGTGTTTAAAGGGGCTCTTGAGAAAGTCTGGGAAGAAGAACATCCATCTACTCCACTTCAAAACCTTTCAACGGGAGATAACAACGGAATGGTTTGCGATGAAAACGGTTGTGAAATACCGACAGATAAACAGTAA
- a CDS encoding sodium:calcium antiporter yields the protein MIYLTFILAATVVVGAAIYLNQFGDVISRKSSLSGAVVGTFLIAGATSLPELTTSLTAVYIDSPDIAVGNMLGSNVFNLLILAVVDLIYRKKRLFQHINHKESMPSALFGILFLVIIGFSLLLPGSIELFGVGIEMIVVVVLYILSMKFVAKEEMLVQQEEPARKDISLRKAVIGFSLAAFMVFVSGSILSISGDALAQSTGMNASFIGSFLIAASTSLPELVTVVAAFKLANYNMAIGSILGSNLFNIQLLALTDALYRKGPILAVVDTSHVFIAFLGFVMSLVIIYLLIRPTIIRNSWRYAAPSLLMTVLYVVISYMIF from the coding sequence ATGATCTATTTAACTTTTATACTTGCAGCCACTGTAGTCGTAGGAGCAGCTATTTACTTGAATCAATTTGGTGATGTGATTAGCCGGAAATCTTCTTTAAGTGGAGCCGTCGTGGGTACTTTTCTGATTGCAGGAGCAACTTCATTACCAGAATTAACAACAAGCTTAACCGCTGTCTACATTGATAGTCCCGATATTGCCGTGGGAAATATGCTCGGAAGTAATGTATTTAACCTATTAATATTAGCAGTCGTCGATTTAATCTACCGAAAGAAACGTTTATTTCAACATATTAATCATAAGGAATCAATGCCATCAGCTCTTTTTGGAATCTTGTTTTTAGTTATAATAGGTTTCAGCCTCCTTCTACCCGGTTCTATTGAATTATTTGGGGTGGGAATTGAAATGATTGTGGTCGTAGTTCTCTACATTCTGTCGATGAAATTTGTTGCAAAGGAAGAAATGCTAGTTCAACAAGAGGAGCCAGCTCGTAAGGACATTTCTCTTAGAAAAGCAGTCATCGGTTTTTCCCTTGCAGCCTTTATGGTCTTTGTATCCGGGAGTATTCTTTCTATCTCCGGAGATGCTTTAGCACAATCCACTGGTATGAATGCGAGCTTTATCGGCAGCTTTCTCATAGCGGCCTCCACCTCTTTACCTGAGCTGGTCACTGTTGTGGCGGCATTTAAACTAGCAAACTACAATATGGCCATTGGATCCATTTTAGGTAGCAATTTATTTAACATTCAACTGCTTGCTTTAACAGATGCTTTATATCGTAAAGGTCCTATTTTAGCAGTCGTTGACACATCTCACGTATTCATAGCATTCCTAGGTTTTGTCATGAGCCTAGTCATCATTTATTTGTTGATTCGCCCTACGATAATTCGAAATTCATGGCGTTATGCCGCACCTTCTCTATTAATGACGGTTTTGTATGTTGTCATCTCCTATATGATATTCTAA
- a CDS encoding IS3 family transposase — MYLASIMDLFSRKIVGWSQGISMKKELVLEALRMAQATRRPGKGLIHHSDRGSQYCSNEYVEELTQSGAKISMNRKGDPYDNACIESFHATIKKELIYRRRFQTKEEAMKVINHYITSRYNEKRKHSKLGYLSPNNFEREYQLSILESIS; from the coding sequence GTGTATCTTGCTTCCATTATGGACTTGTTTTCACGAAAAATTGTAGGATGGAGCCAAGGGATTTCAATGAAAAAAGAACTTGTTTTAGAAGCATTGCGAATGGCTCAAGCAACGAGACGACCAGGTAAGGGATTGATCCATCATTCTGACCGTGGCTCCCAATATTGTTCTAATGAATATGTAGAGGAATTAACTCAGAGTGGGGCTAAAATTAGTATGAATCGAAAAGGAGATCCATATGATAACGCTTGCATCGAATCGTTCCACGCGACTATAAAGAAAGAGCTTATCTATCGGCGTAGATTTCAAACAAAAGAAGAAGCGATGAAGGTTATCAATCATTATATTACAAGTAGGTACAATGAGAAGAGGAAGCATTCTAAGCTGGGATATTTGTCGCCAAATAACTTTGAGCGAGAGTATCAACTTTCGATCCTAGAATCAATCTCATAA